Proteins co-encoded in one Carassius gibelio isolate Cgi1373 ecotype wild population from Czech Republic chromosome A15, carGib1.2-hapl.c, whole genome shotgun sequence genomic window:
- the LOC128029135 gene encoding nesprin-2, with amino-acid sequence MLEEMSLKASHHGNTRAGPRGSDEDSEEKQTYVDMNPQSGLYLQSSETCFPTRCSQLHDDLNELSDEWSSTGDLSQDASFSLEGCIKLERRWMLWYEFKKELSCLDDWLRSAEKIAASPNSSHVLYVTAKEELQKYENLRAEARIRLTQLDGLTKLCQTLVGLFRGAMGAWLVEMTKDCGQRWDQLSNIVETVCRRLKHFICQREDFERQREEMAVWLADMDLRLTEVEHFSGKDTCSKMHQLQGFQEAVGESAGRLNDLLQHGEELIQKSEPGDAQVIENQLQELLLHCTRVFQGLGHLHTRLLSMRLVFEEDWALCAPDSGCPSESMLEDECMAPPSQACLPQSSQDHLVLEWDPSVDIGGSISHDDTDSSSFSAAAGRPLRRRVYMSPVDTQPDILKNPGIKKSLEYAAPPQTPVPVIRAGEPQNAGPFKTSTPETRSPEPVTFDPERISAWLGQTHQLCSKAVQTEHDPQPRSTFTSLPPGKEEEGVEYQENVLPQRRPHPQRAPHTCSTPRPPPSCDLQHHSYQRHENPQRQQERLCFPDSLEDNSHAKSSRDLYGPEASASSLRHIGTWLLGPLRFFNVRKASTPLLVLLFALLLAVVIWPLILLHDTSCHRSNTLTRSFHLALRYKGPPPT; translated from the exons ATGTTAGAAGAGATGTCACTCAAAGCCAGTCACCATGGAAACACCAGAGCAGGTCCCAGAGGAAGCGATGAAGACAGTGAAGAGAAGCAAACATATGTTGATATGAACCCCCAAAGTGGTCTCTACCTACAGTCCTCTGAGACCTGCTTTCCCACGAGATGCTCTCAGCTGCATGATGATTTGAATGAGCTCTCTGATGAGTGGTCGTCCACTGGAGACTTGAGCCAAGATGCTTCCTTCTCCCTCGAGGGCTGCATCAA GCTGGAGAGGAGGTGGATGTTGTGGTATGAATTCAAGAAGGAACTCTCCTGTTTAGATGACTGGCTTCGTTCAGCTGAGAAGATAGCAGCTTCCCCAAATTCCAGCCATGTGCTGTATGTTACGGCAAAAGAGGAGTTACAAAAGTATGAG AACCTGCGTGCTGAGGCCAGGATACGTTTAACCCAGCTGGACGGACTGACCAAACTCTGTCAAACTCTGGTCGGTCTGTTCAGAGGTGCTATGGGCGCGTGGCTCGTAGAAATGACGAAGGACTGCGGACAGCGCTGGGATCAGCTCAGCAACATTGTGGAGACAGTGTGCCGCAGGTTGAAG CATTTCATCTGCCAGCGGGAGGATTTTGAGAGGCAGAGGGAAGAGATGGCAGTGTGGCTGGCTGATATGGACCTCAGGCTGACTGAAGTGGAGCACTTCTCAGGCAAAGACACCTGCTCTAAGATGCACCAGCTTCAG GGGTTTCAGGAGGCAGTTGGAGAGAGTGCAGGTCGACTAAATGATTTGCTTCAGCATGGAGAAGAGCTGATCCAAAAAAGCGAGCCGGGTGATGCCCAGGTCATCGAGAACCAGCTGCAGGAACTCCTGCTCCACTGTACCCGTGTCTTTCAGGGCCTGGGCCATCTTCATACACGCCTGCTCAGCATGAGACTG GTTTTTGAAGAGGACTGGGCTCTGTGTGCTCCTGACTCTGGCTGTCCGTCTGAGAGTATGCTGGAGGATGAGTGCATGGCGCCTCCGTCTCAGGCCTGTCTTCCTCAGTCCAGTCAAGATCACCTGGTTCTGGAGTGGGACCCTTCAGTGGACATCGGTGGTTCAATCTCCCATGATGACACGGACTCGTCCTCCTTCAGTGCAGCTGCAG GTCGGCCTCTGAGGAGGAGAGTCTACATGAGTCCTGTGGACACGCAACCAGACATCTTAAAGAATCCA GGCATCAAGAAGAGCTTAGAGTATGCGGCCCCACCCCAGACACCGGTGCCAG TCATTCGAGCTGGTGAGCCTCAGAATGCTGGACCATTTAAGACTTCCACACCTGAAACTAGGTCTCCTGAGCCTGTGACCTTCGACCCTGAGCGCATCAGCGCTTGGCTGGGCCAGACGCATCAACTTTGTTCTAAAGCCGTCCAGACGGAGCATGATCCACAG CCGCGCTCCACTTTTACATCTCTGCCACCCGGGAAGGAGGAGGAGGGAGTTGAGTATCAGGAGAATGTGCTTCCCCAGAGACGCCCCCACCCACAGCGAGCTCCACACACGTGCTCCACCCCCCGCCCACCCCCGTCATGTGACCTCCAGCATCACTCTTACCAACGTCATGAAAACCCACAG AGGCAGCAGGAAAGACTTTGTTTCCCTGACTCTTTGGAAGACAACTCCCATGCAAAGTCAAGTCG TGACCTATATGGACCAGAGGCTTCTGCTAGCAGCTTAAGGCACATTGGCACCTGGCTTTTGGGGCCCTTGAGGTTTTTCAATGTACGAAAGGCCTCAACACCACTGCTTGTTCTCCTATTTGCCCTTCTGCTTGCTGTGGTCATCTGGCCCCTCATCTTGCTCCACGATACATCGTGCCATCGGTCCAATACCCTGACCCGCTCATTTCACCTGGCCCTACGTTACAAAGGACCCCCTCCCACCTGA